In the Sarcophilus harrisii chromosome 3, mSarHar1.11, whole genome shotgun sequence genome, one interval contains:
- the EMC6 gene encoding ER membrane protein complex subunit 6: MAATAAKRDGPPFISEAAVRGNAAVLDYCRTSVSALSGATAGILGLTGFYGFIFYFLASTLLSLLLALKAGRRWNKYFKSRRPLFTGGLVGGLFTYVLFWTFLYGMVHVY, translated from the coding sequence ATGGCTGCCACAGCCGCCAAGCGCGACGGCCCCCCCTTCATTAGCGAGGCCGCGGTCCGCGGGAACGCCGCCGTGCTGGACTATTGCAGGACGTCCGTGTCCGCCCTCTCGGGAGCCACGGCGGGCATCCTGGGCCTGACCGGCTTCTACGGCTTCATCTTTTACTTCCTGGCGTCCACCCTCCTCTCTCTGCTCCTCGCCCTCAAGGCCGGCCGGCGGTGGAACAAGTACTTCAAGTCTAGGCGGCCGCTCTTTACCGGGGGCCTGGTGGGGGGGCTCTTCACCTACGTCCTCTTCTGGACTTTCCTGTACGGCATGGTGCATGTCTACTGA
- the SHPK gene encoding sedoheptulokinase, translating into MAAAGGDAQADYVLGLDLGTTSVKAVLLEAGAHREPPMPAASASRATRADALPCGEAGPGGREQDVRRILWALNECLGALPAWQLRRVRSIGVSGQMHGVMFWNGSQACTWGQRGPHGVFEPRHVSHLVTWQDGRCSSGFLASLPPPESHLSVATGFGCATIYWLSRHSPEFLVPFCAAGTVQDYVVAMLCGLQRPLMSEHNAASWGYFNTERRSWNTRVLEESGFPTRLLPDVAEAGAIAGTTTHEWFGVPPGTKVGVALGDLQCSVFSCMSRSTDAVLNVSTSIQLAASMPPGFKPAECPEPSDPVAYFPYFGRTYLGVAASLNGGNVLATFVTMLARWMADLGVDVAEGQIYSQMIRAALTQTDTQLSISPTLLGERHLPDTLASVSSISPAALSLGHVSRALCRGVVRNVHAMLPSQRLQEWGVRRLVGSGSSLARNEVLRQEVERAFPLPVSYGQDVDAAAGAALAMLRESMVGGS; encoded by the exons ATGGCGGCCGCAGGTGGCGATGCCCAAGCCGACTACGTGTTGGGCCTCGACCTGGGCACCACGTCCGTGAAGGCGGTGCTGCTGGAGGCCGGTGCCCATCGAGAGCCCCCGATGCCCGCGGCCAGCGCCAGCCGGGCCACACGAGCCGACGCGCTCCCCTGCGGGGAGGCCGGGCCCGGG GGCCGGGAGCAGGACGTGCGCAGGATCCTGTGGGCTCTGAACGAGTGTCTGGGGGCCCTGCCCGCCTGGCAGCTGCGGAGGGTGCGCAGCATCGGCGTGTCGGGTCAGATGCACGGGGTCATGTTTTGGAACGGCAGCCAGG CCTGCACCTGGGGGCAGAGGGGCCCCCACGGGGTCTTCGAGCCGCGGCACGTCAGCCACCTCGTCACCTGGCAGGACGGGCGCTGCTCCAGCGGCTTCCTGGCCTCCCTCCCGCCGCCCGAGTCCCACCTGAGCGTGGCCACGGGATTCGGCTGCGCCACCATCTACTGGCTGTCGCGCCACAG CCCCGAGTTCCTGGTGCCGTTCTGCGCGGCGGGCACCGTCCAGGACTACGTGGTGGCCATGCTGTGCGGCCTGCAGAGACCCCTCATGTCCGAGCACAACGCCGCCAGCTGGGGGTACTTTAACACCGAGCGCCGGAGCTGGAACACCCGCGT TTTGGAGGAGTCCGGCTTTCCCACCCGCCTGCTCCCAGACGTGGCCGAGGCCGGCGCCATCGCGGGGACGACCACCCACGAGTGGTTTGGTGTCCCCCCGGGGACCAAGGTTGGCGTGGCCCTGGGGGACCTTCAGTGTTCCGTGTTCTCCTGCATGTCGCGGAGCACAGACGCAG TCCTCAATGTCAGCACCTCCATCCAGCTGGCGGCCTCCATGCCGCCCGGGTTCAAGCCGGCAGAGTGCCCGGAGCCCTCGGACCCAGTGGCTTACTTCCCCTACTTCGGCCGGACCTACTTGGGCGTCGCCGCGTCCCTCAACGGCGGTAACGTGCTGGCCACCTTTGTCACCATGCTGGCGCGTTGGATGGCGGACCTAG GAGTGGACGTCGCGGAGGGCCAGATCTATTCGCAGATGATCCGGGCGGCCCTGACCCAGACGGACACCCAGCTCTCCATCAGCCCGACGCTCCTGGGGGAGAGACACCTGCCGGACACACTGGCGTCCGTGAGCAGCATCTCCCCCGCTGCCCTGTCCCTTGGGCACGTGAGCAGGGCACTGTGCCGCGGTGTCGTCCGGAACGTCCACGCCATGCTCCCGTCGCAGCGGCTGCAGGAGTGGGGCGTCCGGAGGCTGGTGGGCAGCGGCAGCTCCCTGGCCAGGAACGAGGTGCTGCGGCAGGAGGTGGAAAGGGCCTTCCCCCTGCCCGTCTCGTACGGCCAGGACGTGGATGCCGCGGCCGGGGCTGCCCTGGCCATGCTGCGGGAGAGCATGGTGGGGGGCAGCTGA
- the TAX1BP3 gene encoding tax1-binding protein 3: MSYVPGQPVTAVVQRVEIHKLRQGENLILGFSIGGGIDQDPAQNPFSEDKTDKGIYVTRVSEGGPAEVAGLQIGDKIMQVNGWDMTMVTHDQARKRLTKRNEEVVRLLVTRQGLQKAVQQSMLA, from the exons ATGTCCTACGTGCCCGGGCAGCCGGTCACCGCGGTGGTG CAAAGAGTCGAAATTCACAAACTGCGCCAAGGTGAAAATCTGATTCTTGGATTTAGCATCGGAGGGGGCATCGACCAGGACCCCGCCCAGAACCCCTTCTCCGAGGATAAGACAGACAAG GGCATTTACGTCACCAGAGTATCAGAGGGGGGCCCCGCGGAGGTGGCGGGCCTCCAGATCGGAGACAAGATAATGCAG GTCAACGGTTGGGACATGACGATGGTGACCCATGACCAAGCCAGGAAGAGACTCACCAAGAGGAACGAGGAGGTGGTACGGCTGCTGGTGACCCGTCAGGGCCTGCAGAAGGCCGTGCAGCAGTCCATGTTGGCCTAG